Proteins from a single region of Apium graveolens cultivar Ventura chromosome 7, ASM990537v1, whole genome shotgun sequence:
- the LOC141674569 gene encoding putative mitochondrial protein AtMg00310, giving the protein MYGGLSFRQLHDFNVALLGKQGWRLITNPESLVARIFKAFYFPQSNFLHAKLGSSPSFIWRSVFEAQDMIKNGLRCRVGSGNSVSILKDPWLPDARCPYITSENEALGNQMVLALMVINERRWDIELI; this is encoded by the coding sequence ATGTATGGTGGTCTCAGTTTTAGGCAGTTGCACGACTTTAACGTGGCTTTGTTGGGTAAACAAGGATGGCGCCTCATTACAAATCCAGAAAGCCTCGTTGCAAGAATATTTAAAGCTTTTTATTTTCCTCAGAGCAATTTCTTGCACGCTAAGCTTGGTTCTAGTCCTAGTTTTATATGGAGAAGCGTGTTTGAGGCTCAAGACATGATCAAGAATGGTCTGAGATGTAGAGTGGGAAGTGGTAATTCAGTTAGCATCTTAAAAGATCCTTGGTTGCCAGATGCTAGGTGCCCTTATATTACTTCAGAAAATGAGGCATTAGGCAATCAAATGGTGTTAGCTCTGATGGTTATAAATGAAAGAAGATGGGATATAGAGCTCATTTAA
- the LOC141674570 gene encoding uncharacterized protein LOC141674570: protein MRKKEKVEQVRKAIGFEGAFAVDCQGLSGGIAMFWRNQNGITLQSYSNKHVDIIVAVHGWRKFRLTGLYGEPDRIGGKKGGCLYPMLLIRGFQETLDECNLHDIDLQGYPYTFERGQGMVKWIKIRLDRALVSSSWTTAFNEAKLVNLKYSTTDHCPILLEPVTVYECPRVKILKFENAWLREPVCKQIFQDTWGNHQNYPIQEKIRVCIQVVSAWGQNFTGNFKQRIAHWRRVINNTKGRRDEEAADRYNEACKNLNEALVQ from the exons ATGCGTAAAAAAGAGAAAGTCGAGCAGGTGAGGAAAGCTATAGGCTTCGAAGGAGCTTTTGCTGTGGATTGTCAAGGGCTGAGTGGTGGAATAGCAATGTTTTGGAGGAATCAGAATGGGATAACTTTGCAATCATATAGTAATAAGCATGTGGATATAATTGTCGCAGTGCATGGATGGCGAAAGTTTCGGTTAACAGGTCTGTATGGAGAACCAGATAGG ATAGGCGGAAAAAAAGGTGGATGTCTTTATCCAATGTTGCTTATTAGGGGGTTCCAGGAGACTTTGGACGAATGCAACTTACACGATATAGATCTTCAGGGGTATCCGTACACATTTGAAAGAGGCCAAGGTATGGTGAAATGGATAAAGATTAGGTTGGATCGTGCATTAGTATCAAGCTCATGGACAACAGCTTTTAACGAAGCTAAACTGGTGAACTTAAAATATTCAACAACAGATCATTGCCCGATACTTCTGGAACCAGTTACTGTGTATGAGTGCCCAAGAGTCAAAATATTGAAATTCGAGAATGCCTGGTTAAGAGAACCAGTTTGTAAACAAATTTTTCAGGACACGTGGGGTAATCACCAAAATTATCCTATCCAAGAAAAGATAAGAGTCTGTATACAGGTAGTCTCAGCATGGGGTCAAAATTTTACTGGTAATTTCAAGCAGCGAATTGCTCATTGGAGGAGGGTGATCAACAACACAAAGGGCCGTAGAGATGAAGAAGCGGCAGATAGATATAACGAGGCGTGTAAAAATTTGAATGAAGCACTAGTCCAATAG